In a genomic window of Patagioenas fasciata isolate bPatFas1 chromosome 37, bPatFas1.hap1, whole genome shotgun sequence:
- the KAT8 gene encoding histone acetyltransferase KAT8, whose protein sequence is MAEAAAGGGSGGPAGPGGPGGPGPVPEAAPGGGGPEEAAAAGGRGPGAAPAPRDAEVTVEIGETYLCRRADGTWHPAEVIQSRLNEQEGREEFYVHYVGFNRRLDEWVAKGRLALREGARSRGDPVLGDTGEQPERKITRNQKRRHDEINHVQKTYAEMDPTTAALEKEHEAITKVKYVDKIHIGHFEIDAWYFSPFPEEFGKQPKLWICEFCLKYMKLERTYRHHLGQCQWRQPPGREIYRKGNISVYEVDGKDHKIYCQNLCLLAKLFLDHKTLYFDVEPFVFYLLTEVDRHGAHIVGYFSKEKESPDGNNVACILTLPPYQRRGYGKFLIAFSYELSKLENTVGSPEKPLSDLGKLSYRSYWSWVLLEILRDFRGTLSIKDLSQMTSITQSDIISTLQSLNMVKYWKGQHVICVTPKLVEEHLRSAQYKRPPITVDSICLRWAPPKHKQAKVPKK, encoded by the exons ATGGCGGAGGCCGCAGCGGGCGGAGGCTCCGGGGGCCCCGCGggcccggggggtcccgggggtcccgggcCGGTTCCCGAGGCGGCcccgggcgggggcggccccgaggaggcggcggcggccggcgggAGGGGCCCTGGCGCGGCGCCGGCCCCGCGGGACGCGGAGGTGACGGTGGAGATCGGGGAGACGTATCTGTGCCGGCGGGCGGACGGGACATGGC ACCCCGCCGAGGTGATCCAGTCGCGACTGAACGAGCAGGAGGGCCGGGAGGAGTTCTACGTGCACTACGTGGGCT ttaacCGGCGGCTGGACGAGTGGGTGGCCAAGGGGCGGCTGGCGCTGCGCGAGGGCGCCCGGAGCCGCGGGGACCCGGTGCTGGGGGACACGGGCGAGCAGCCCGAGAGGAAGATCACGCGCAACCAGAAACGGAGGCACGACGAGATCAACCACGTGCAGAAG ACCTACGCTGAGATGGATCCCACCACAGCCGCGCTGGAGAAGGAGCACGAGGCC atcaccaAGGTCAAGTACGTGGACAAGATCCACATCGGGCACTTCGAGATCGACGCCTGGTACTTCTCGCCCTTCCCCGAGGAGTTCGGGAAGCAGCCCAAGCTCTGGATCTGCGAGTTCTGCCTCAAGTACATGAAGCTGGAGAGGACCTACCGGCACCACTTG ggccagtgCCAGTGGCGGCAGCCGCCGGGCCGCGAGATTTACCGCAAGGGGAACATCTCGGTGTACGAGGTGGACGGCAAGGACCACAAG atCTACTGCCAGAACCTGTGCCTGCTGGCCAAGCTGTTCCTGGACCACAAGACCCTTTACTTCGACGTGGAGCCCTTCGTGTTCTACCTGCTCACCGAGGTCGACCGCCACGGCGCGCACATCGTCGGCTACTTCTCCAAG GAGAAGGAGTCTCCGGACGGGAACAACGTGGCGTGCATCCTGACGCTGCCGCCGTACCAGCGCCGCGGCTACGGGAAGTTCCTCATCGCCTTCA GTTACGAGCTGTCCAAGCTGGAGAACACCGTGGGCTCCCCCGAGAAGCCGCTGTCGGACCTGGGCAAGCTCAGCTACCGCAGCTACTGgtcctgggtgctgctggagaTCCTGCGCGACTTCCGGGGCACCCTGTCCATCAAGGACCTCAG CCAGATGACCAGCATCACGCAGTCCGACATCATCAGCACGCTGCAGTCGCTCAACATGGTCAAGTACTGGAAGGGGCAGCACGTGATCTGCGTCACCCCCAAGCTGGTGGAGGAGCACCTGCGGAGCGCCCAGTACAAGAGACCCCCCATCACCG TGGATTCCATCTGCCTGCGCTGGGCCCCCCCGAAGCACAAACAGGCCAAAGTGCCCAAGAAGTGA
- the LOC136114222 gene encoding uncharacterized protein: protein MALITTPINGTQAFGRRKRKRLEAPPPPRDVRARFPAAPAAAWRAGTAAATGPARDTGTAGPATTRPPGDADDTEGATAATPPPRPHRCGECGKAFARGSTLLEHQRVHTGEKPFCCGQCGARFSQSSTLAHHRRTHTGERPFACADCGRAFGRRSTLATHRRTHTGERPYACADCGRRFGVSSDLAKHRRGAHGGRQRREGGGRWRGHHEKVGGEHGGGGDATVDGGGWNEHHEKVGGEHGGGGDATVDGKGHYEKVGGDHGGGGDATVDGKRHHEKVGGDHGDGGDTMVNGARWNEHHEKVGGDTKDGGDATEDGKEHHEKVGGDHGDGGDTMGDGKEHHEKVGGDHRDGDNTMEYGKEHHEKVGGDHGDGGDTMEDGKEHHEKVGGDHGDGRCWKEHHEPLDGPHTGATTARVPPGPQHPGGAHGSLGNPVGLPAGATDAAGAQRCPECGRWFRHAPTFLLHLQAHAGAFPCPLCPQRFTGTAQLARHRRRHHPAPPPPPPPLRAAAAADRFRCEACGKGFAQSSKLLRHRVTHTGEKPFACRECGKIFSQSSNLAQHRRTHGAARRHRCGDCGKSFALGSYLAKHRRTHGAERPFRCGECGKAFRQSGNLRQHRRTHTGERPFACADCGKRFCQSSHLAKHRRTHTGERPFACADCGKRFRQSGNLLEHRHAHTGRRPFACGRCGKTFAWSSAFSKHLRTHRE, encoded by the exons ATGGCGTTAATTACGACCCCAATTAAC gggacccaggcgttcgggaggcgGAAGCGGAAGCGCCTGgaagccccgccccccccacgTGACGTGCGGGCGCGTTTCCCAGCAGCCCCCGCGGCAGCATGGCG gGCGGGGACGGCGGCGGCAACGGGACCCGCCCGGGACACGGGGACCGCAG GACCGGCCACCACGCGGCCACCGG GTGATGCCGATGACACCGAAGGTGCCACCGCGGCCACCCCCCCGCCACGTCCCCACCGCTGCGGGGAGTGCGGCAAG GCGTTCGCCCGCGGGTCCACGCTCCTGGAGCACCAGCGCGTCCACACGGGCGAGAAGCCCTTCTGCTGCGGCCAGTGCGGCGCCCGCTTCAGCCAGAGCTCCACGCTGGCCCACCACCGGCGCACCCACACCGGGGAGCGCCCCTTCGCCTGCGCCGACTGCGGGAGGGCCTTCGGGAGGAGGTCCACGCTGGCCACGCACCGGCGCACGCACACGGGCGAGCGGCCCTACGCCTGCGCCGACtgcgggcgccgcttcggcgtcAGCTCCGACCTGGCCAAGCACCGGAGAGGGGCCCACGGGGGGCGGCAGCGCCGGGAGGGGGGCGGACGGTGGAGGGGACATCATGAGAAGGTTGGTGGAGAACATGGAGGTGGTGGTGATGCCACGGTGGACGGTGGAGGTTGGAATGAACATCATGAGAAGGTTGGTGGAGAACATGGAGGTGGTGGTGATGCCACAGTGGATGGGAAGGGGCACTATGAGAAGGTTGGTGGAGACCATGGAGGTGGTGGTGATGCCACAGTGGATGGGAAGAGGCACCATGAGAAGGTTGGTGGAGACCATGGGGATGGTGGTGATACCATGGTGAATGGTGCACGTTGGAATGAACATCATGAGAAGGTCGGTGGTGACACCAAGGATGGTGGTGACGCCACAGAGGATGGGAAGGAGCACCACGAGAAGGTCGGTGGTGACCATGGAGAtggtggtgacaccatgggggatgGGAAGGAGCACCATGAGAAGGTCGGTGGTGACCATAGAGATGGTGACAACACCATGGAGTATGGGAAGGAGCACCACGAGAAGGTCGGTGGTGACCATGGAGATGGTGGTGACACCATGGAGGATGGGAAGGAGCACCATGAGAAGGTCGGTGGTGACCATGGAGATGGCAGATGTTGGAAGGAACATCACGAGCCGCTCGATGGACCCCACACCGGTGCCACCACAGCGCGTGTTCCCCCCGGCCCCCAGCACCCCGGTGGCGCCCACGGATCCCTGGGGAACCCCGTGGGCCTTCCCGCCGGCGCCACCGATGCCGCCGGCGCCCAGCGCTGCCCTGAGTGCGGGCGCTGGTTCCGCCACGCGCCCACGTTCCTGCTGCACCTCCAGGCGCACGCCGGTGCCTTCCCGTGCCCGCTGTGCCCGCAACGCTTCACGGGCACCGCGCAGCTGGCGCGGCACCGGCGCCGCCACCACCCggcgccaccaccaccaccgccgccgctccgcgccgccgccgccgccgaccGATTCCGGTGCGAGGCGTGCGGCAAGGGCTTCGCACAGAGCTCCAAGCTGCTGCGGCACCGCGTCACCCACACCGGCGAGAAGCCGTTCGCGTGCCGCGAGTGCGGGAAGATCTTCAGCCAGAGCTCCAACCTGGCGCAGCACCGGCGCACGCACGGCGCGGCGCGGCGGCACCGCTGCGGCGACTGCGGGAAGAGCTTCGCGCTGGGCTCGTACCTGGCCAAGCACCGGCGCACGCACGGCGCGGAGCGGCCGTTCCGGTGCGGGGAGTGCGGGAAGGCGTTCCGGCAGAGCGGCAACCTGCGGCAGCACCGGCGCACCCACACCGGCGAGCGCCCCTTCGCCTGCGCCGACTGCGGCAAGCGCTTCTGCCAGAGCTCGCACCTGGCCAAGCACCGGCGCACGCACACCGGCGAGCGCCCCTTCGCCTGCGCCGACTGCGGCAAGCGGTTCCGGCAGAGCGGCAACCTGCTGGAGCACCGGCACGCGCACACGGGCCGGCGGCCGTTCGCCTGCGGGCGGTGCGGGAAGACGTTCGCGTGGAGCTCGGCCTTCAGCAAGCACCTGCGCACGCACCGCGAGTGA
- the TACO1 gene encoding LOW QUALITY PROTEIN: translational activator of cytochrome c oxidase 1 (The sequence of the model RefSeq protein was modified relative to this genomic sequence to represent the inferred CDS: deleted 1 base in 1 codon), which yields MAVSLWRWPRLVAAGWPGWPWAPWRGAGHNRWSKVRNVKGPRDAQRSRTFQRLAMLLRSAAREGGPDPALNAQLANVVEQCRANNMPKATIAAAIQSAERPSPDTRLLCEARGPGGAAILLEIVTDDPRRSQRDVRLLLAQHGWVPAADPGVREGPGRPGLRARPPAHRGALWEAPRGGFEEKGVVRVAPGDAQGRPLSLEGALETALDVGATDVEEDDEGAGLKFLCPPGAVAAVARALEGAGLRPLEAAVEFVPRARAALPGGAGERARRLLEALAGHPDVARCYHNIQWEAAAAPRPQ from the exons ATGGCGGTGTCGCTGTGGCGGTGGCCGCGGTTGGTGGCCGCGGGGTGGCCGGGGTGGCCGTGGGCGCCGTGGCGCGGGGCCGGGCACAACCGCTGGTCCAAGGTGCGCAACGTCAAGGGCCCGCGCGACGCCCAGCGCAGCCGCACCTTCCAGCGCCTGGCGATGCTGCTGCGCTCCGCGGCTCGGG AGGGCGGCCCGGACCCGGCGCTCAACGCGCAGTTGGCCAACGTGGTGGAGCAGTGTCGCGCCAACAACATGCCCAAGGCGACCATCGCGGCCGCCATCCAGAGCGCG GAGCGGCCGTCGCCGGACACGCGGCTGCTGTGCGAGGCCCGAGGCCCCGGTGGCGCCGCCATCCTGCTGGAGATCGTCACCGACGACCCACGGCGGAGCCAGCGCGACGTCCGCCTGCTGCTCGCCCAGCACGGGTGGGTCCCG GCGGCGGACCcgggcgtccgggagggacccgggCGTCCGGGGCTGAGGGCGCGTCCTCCCGCCCACAGGGGGGCGCTGTGGGAGGCGCCGCGGGGCGGGTTCGAGGAGAAGGGCGTGGTGCGGGTGGCGCCCGGCGACGCCCAGGGGCGCCCGCTCAGCCTGGAGGGGGCGCTGGAGACGGCGCTGGACGTCGGAGCCACCGACGTGGAGGAGGACGACGAGGGGGCGGGGCTCAAG TTCCTGTGCCCCCCGGGCGCCGTGGCCGCCGTGGCGCGCGCcctggagggggcggggctgcgcCCCCTGGAGGCCGCGGTGGAGTTCGTGCCGCGGGCGCGCGCGGCgctgccggggggggcgggggagcgCGCGCGGCGCCTCCTGGAGGCTCTCGCCGGCCACCCCGACGTCGCCCGCTGCTACCACAACATCCAatgggaggcggcggcggcgccgcggccgCAATAA